Proteins from a genomic interval of Echeneis naucrates chromosome 21, fEcheNa1.1, whole genome shotgun sequence:
- the abi3bpa gene encoding target of Nesh-SH3 isoform X3, producing MMMMRRRMQHHSHTFLVLLVVFSTGIVLSAPPTSHRIRVRRQNMKVRISATGDTIVMKFLRPNADTKLEGYILGYGSSMFSKQFIQLPENGQPYETEFDAEPKYLIAVQPIPTNEVKKQCTGKVDLEKPLHLVIGSVTPTSVLLSWGTLLKTPYEGNVMNDCLEDGHYTVRYRERNRKWNYQTCPTSDTIVDNLKPNTVYEFGVQPSSKDTTGTWSKPVLHNLTMKNNEGKAISQRPVAPVQKPLTPGPRSYPFAPRHVLHNKTQGRQPVSRNLAPKTTLAPTTTTKQESLSTPGSKRPVVTKQPIDNPGGGDPSRSVLPPFLGVPLAPKLHLPAHITPTVLPPQTNVDKHGGQPHQKPLPEPLPKLQLQTHYQPPHPKYQPPHLKPHGTVQTQTGTKPYSRTKPQSYPQSTSQPPPQTQPQPGTKPQSILRAQPQPEPISEPTLKAQPHPVPPSEPVAQTQTQPPSHFKTKPKPQPTSTLTTRVQAQHNSQPIPKTQPEPEPASKLIPQTQSHPKSQPKPKTQSHPKSQPKPKTQSHPKSQPKHKTQSEPKSTFNFIPLTQSPALPRSQFIPRTRSEPQPQLRTQPVPQAKPEPTSHPVPQAKPEPTSHPVPQAKPHPTSHPVPPAKPHPTSHPVPQAKPHPTSHPVPQAKPHPTSHPVPQAKPHPTSHPVPQAKPHRTFHPVPQAKPHRTFHPVPQAKPHRTSHPVLQAKPEPTSHPVPQAKPQPTSHPVPQAKPQPTSHPVPKATPEPTSHPVPQAKPHRTSHPVPQAKPHPTSHPVPQAKPHPTSHPVPQAKPHPTSHPVPQAKPQPTSHPVPQAKPHRTSHPVPQAKPHPTSHNVPKAKPHRTSHNVPQAKPHRTSHPVPQAKPHRTSHPVPQAKPHRTSHPVPQAKPHRTSHNVPKAKPHPTSHPVPQATPHPTSHPVPQATPQPTPHPVPQATPQPTSHPVPQAKPQPTSHPVPQAKPPHKPQSRPVPQTQSKIIYQTRLQPTSQLIPQTKPQPQPRQKSEPIIQAEFRPTPTAQPIPHTISQTQPQAPPQPKLLPQPPTQAHRRPHLKSRPQTTPKLQENPQPKTSPYPKHKAYDPTEPQRKSQVHLQPKIQPTPQSMLLVQPNTRHVTPQNIPHTQQALPKIHIQPKPESQSQSTAQPQTQTQPQPKANLHSQITIKLQPKAKPNSKPMIHSLQPKPEMQPEPKTTPQPKNKPKPQSPLQPKKQPKPQPQPQSEKQPRPQSKKQSRPQSEKQPRPQSEKQPRTQSEKHSQPQPENQPQPQPEKHPQPQPEKEQKPQPKRQPKPQVKAQTRDQQQTEPKAQTQPQSHPVTRTQTQLIPHSQPSPVPHPLSKTHSQLEPPPDSHPASRPQPQPQPGLPYQPQTRTYSDPTKVTPRQNVPTAPSPPEEGKPLPRPALATEKAGSYNHGAGSLRPPVAEAPRSTSSSSVPAGGRNATLFRARPPTHSSRIVRPISPSKTFSSSHSSSTPGADGMHHKGNALPKPVVWSKANPVLRPAIPVNKQTNLVGKPSDHDKPMDLKQGEKEAILKPFPLVTAKPKQERRQQTTTSAPTLNSSRFDIYENSSIFRPLPASEVDIMGKKRFVAPHVIYKTDKKPDEPCSITSSLSYFPDEDYTDQNVTAPPRVPPSNLTVFTVEGCPSFVILDWQKTDNETREYEVVSTTKGPNGEEVSILTTNQTHTAVENLKPESSYEFKVMPKNELGAGPTSDPVSFNTESADPRVSEHVSGKDAIWTQFPFKADAYSECNGKMYVKRTWYRKFVGIQLCNSLRYKIYLSDSLNGKFYNIGDQTGHGEDHCQFVDSFLDGRTGTQMFADELPSRSGFYRAMRQEPVSFGEIGGTSHVTYVGWYECGTPIPGKW from the exons TGCGACGTCAGAACATGAAAGTTCGTATCAGCGCCACAGGAGACACCATTGTGATGAAATTCTTGCGTCCCAATGCCGACACCAAGCTCGAGGGGTATATCCTAGGCTACGGCAGCAGCATGTTCTCCAAACAGTTCATTCAGCTGCCCGAAAATGGGCAGCCTTACGAGACGGAGTTTG ATGCTGAGCCCAAGTACCTCATAGCAGTCCAGCCCATCCCGACTAATGAAGTGAAAAAGCAGtgcacag GTAAAGTCGACCTGGAGAAGCCGCTACACTTAGTGATCGGGTCGGTGACGCCGACTTCAGTACTGCTCTCCTGGGGGACGCTGCTGAAAACCCCTTATGAAGGCAACGTCATGAATGACTGTCTAGAGGATGG ACACTACACAGTGCGTTACCGtgagaggaacaggaagtggaactaCCAGACCTGCCCAACTAGTGATACCATTGTTGACAATCTAAAACCCAACACAGTCTATGAGTTTGGTGTCCAGCCCAGCTCGAAGGACACCACTGGAACGTGGAGCAAGCCGGTCCTTCACAATctaacaatgaaaaacaatgagg GGAAAGCCATCAGCCAGCGGCCTGTCGCTCCTGTG CAGAAACCGTTAACACCAGGTCCACGCTCCTATCCCTTCGCTCCTCGCCATG TTCTCCATAACAAGACCCAGGGCAGACAGCCAGTCTCCCGGAACTTAGCCCCAAAGACAACTCTGG CTCCCACCACAACTACTAAACAGGAATCTCTGTCGACACCTGGATCCAAACGGCCTGTGGTCACCAAACAGCCAATCG aCAATCCAGGAGGAGGAGACCCCTCCAGATCTGTCTTGCCTCCTTTCCTGGGAGTCCCATTAGCTCCCAAGCTCCATCTTCCAGCACACATTACACCCACTGTACTACCCCCCCAGACAAATGTGGATAAACATGGAGGGCAACCACATCAAAAACCCCTTCCAGAGCCTTTACCAAAGCTGCAACTCCAGACACACTATCAACCACCACACCCAAAGTACCAGCCACCTCATCTAAAGCCCCATGGAACGGTTCAGACTCAGACAGGGACAAAACCCTATTCCCGAACTAAACCACAATCATATCCCCAATCAACATCCCAGCCCCCACCCCAAACACAGCCACAACCTGGAACAAAACCTCAGTCCATACTCAGGGCTCAACCACAGCCCGAACCAATATCGGAGCCAACACTCAAGGCCCAACCACATCCCGTACCACCATCTGAGCCTGTGGCCCAGACCCAAACACAACCACCATCCCACTTCAAGACTAAACCTAAACCACAACCAACTTCCACACTCACAACCAGGGTTCAAGCCCAACACAACTCCCAGCCAATACCCAAGACTCAACCAGAGCCTGAACCAGCATCCAAGCTCATACCACAAACCCAGTCACATCCGAAATCTCAACCCAAACCCAAGACCCAGTCACATCCGAAATCTCAACCCAAACCCAAGACCCAGTCACATCCGAAATCTCAACCCAAACATAAGACCCAATCAGAACCCAAatcaacatttaatttcataccTCTGACTCAATCTCCTGCCCTACCAAGATCACAATTCATACCCCGCACTCGGTCTGAACCACAACCCCAACTGCGTACTCAGCCAGTACCCCAGGCCAAACCAGAACCAACATCCCACCCTGTGCCCCAGGCCAAACCAGAACCAACATCCCACCCTGTGCCCCAGGCCAAACCACATCCAACATCCCACCCTGTGCCCCCGGCCAAACCACATCCAACATCCCACCCTGTGCCCCAGGCCAAACCACATCCAACATCCCACCCTGTGCCCCAGGCCAAACCACATCCAACATCCCACCCTGTGCCCCAGGCCAAACCACATCCAACATCCCACCCTGTGCCCCAGGCCAAACCACATCGAACATTCCACCCTGTGCCCCAGGCCAAACCACATCGAACATTCCACCCTGTGCCCCAGGCCAAACCACATCGAACATCCCACCCTGTGCTCCAGGCCAAACCAGAACCAACATCCCACCCTGTGCCCCAGGCCAAACCACAACCAACATCCCACCCTGTGCCCCAGGCCAAACCACAACCAACATCCCACCCTGTGCCCAAGGCCACACCAGAACCAACATCCCACCCTGTGCCCCAGGCCAAGCCACATCGAACATCCCACCCTGTGCCCCAGGCCAAACCACATCCAACATCCCACCCTGTGCCCCAGGCCAAACCACATCCAACATCCCACCCTGTGCCCCAGGCCAAACCACATCCAACATCCCACCCTGTGCCCCAGGCCAAGCCACAACCAACATCCCACCCTGTGCCCCAGGCCAAGCCACATCGAACATCCCACCCTGTGCCCCAGGCCAAACCACATCCAACATCCCACAATGTGCCCAAGGCCAAACCACATCGAACATCCCACAATGTGCCCCAGGCCAAACCACATCGAACATCCCACCCCGTGCCCCAGGCCAAACCACATCGAACATCCCACCCCGTGCCCCAGGCCAAACCACATCGAACATCCCACCCCGTGCCCCAGGCCAAACCACATCGAACATCCCACAATGTGCCCAAGGCCAAACCACATCCAACATCCCACCCCGTGCCCCAGGCCACACCACATCCAACATCCCACCCCGTGCCCcaggccacaccacaaccaACACCCCACCCTGTGCCCcaggccacaccacaaccaACATCCCACCCTGTGCCCCAGGCCAAACCACAACCAACATCCCACCCTGTGCCCCAGGCCAAGCCACCACACAAACCACAATCTAGACCTGTACCCCAGACCCAATCCAAGATCATATACCAGACTCGACTTCAACCAACATCACAGCTAATACCTCAGACCAAACCTCAGCCACAACCCCGACAAAAGTCTGAACCGATAATCCAGGCTGAATTTCGACCCACACCAACAGCTCAACCCATACCCCACACCATAAGTCAAACACAACCTCAAGCACCACCCCAGCCCAAACTCCTACCCCAGCCTCCGACACAAGCTCATCGAAGGCCACATCTCAAATCCCGTCCTCAAACTACACCCAAGCTCCAAGAAAATCCACAACCTAAAACATCACCATACCCCAAACACAAGGCCTACGATCCAACAGAACCCCAACGAAAGAGCCAAGTTCATCTGCAACCAAAAATTCAACCAACTCCCCAGTCTATGCTACTGGTACAGCCTAACACACGTCATGTAACACCCCAGAATATACCTCATACCCAACAAGCTCTACCAAAGATTCATATCCAGCCTAAACCTGAATCACAATCCCAATCAACAGCTCAGCCACAAACCCAAACACAGCCTCAGCCAAAAGCCAACCTTCACTCTCAGATAACCATCAAACTGCAGCCCAAGGCCAAACCAAATTCTAAACCAATGATACATTCTCTCCAACCCAAACCTGAGATGCAACCTGAACCCAAAACAACCCCTCAACCAAAGAACAAACCCAAACCTCAATCACCACTTCAGCCAAAAAAGCAACCAAAACCCCAACCGCAACCTCAATCAGAAAAGCAGCCAAGGCCTCAATCAAAAAAACAGTCAAGGCCTCAATCAGAAAAGCAGCCAAGGCCTCAATCAGAAAAGCAGCCAAGGACTCAATCAGAAAAGCACTCACAACCTCAACCTGAAAATCAGCCACAACCTCAACCAGAAAAGCACCCACAACCTCAACCAGAAAAGGAGCAAAAGCCTCAACCAAAAAGGCAACCAAAACCTCAAGTCAAAGCCCAaaccagagaccaacaacaaactgagcCCAAAGCACAGACACAGCCCCAGTCACATCCTGTAACAAGGACTCAGACCCAGCTAATACCTCATTCTCAACCCAGTCCTGTTCCACATCCTCTCTCAAAAACCCATTCCCAACTTGAACCTCCACCCGATTCACACCCAGCATCTAGACCCCAGCCACAACCTCAGCCTGGGCTTCCATATCAGCCTCAGACCAGGACCTACTCTGATCCAACCAAGGTCACCCCAAGGCAGAATGTTCCTACGG CTCCTAGTCCGCCAGAAGAGGGCAAGCCTCTGCCCAGACCTGCCCTGGCTACAGAGAAAGCCGGTAGTTACAATCATG GTGCCGGTTCCCTCAGGCCACCCGTTGCTGAAGCGCCCCGTTCTACTAGTAGCTCATCAGTTCCTGCAGGAGGGAGGAACGCCACACTGTTTCGCGCCCGGCCTCCGACTCACTCCTCTCGTATAGTCAGACCAATCTCTCCATCCAAGACATTCAGCTCCTCCCACAGCTCCAGCACACCTGGGG CCGATGGGATGCATCATAAGGGCAATGCTCTTCCTAAACCTGTGGTGTGGTCCAAAGCCAATCCTG TGCTGCGTCCCGCTATTCCTGTCAACAAGCAAACCAACCTGGTGGGGAAGCCCAGCGACCACG atAAACCCATGGACCTGAAACAAGGAGAGAAGGAGGCCATCTTGAAGCCATTCCCCCTGGTCACAGCCAAGCCCAAGCAAGAGCGCAGACAGCAGACAACCACCTCTGCCCCGACACTAAACA gcAGCCGTTTTGACATATATGAAAACTCGTCCATATTTAGGCCGCTGCCTGCGTCAGAGGTAGACATCATGGGCAAAAAGCGCTTTGTAG CTCCTCATGTGATCTATAAGACGGATAAGAAGCCAGATGAGCCGTGTTCCATCACCTCCTCCCTCAGTTATTTCCCCGATGAGGATTACACTGACCAGAATGTGACGGCCCCTCCCCGCGTACCGCCCTCCAACCTCACTGTGTTTACAGTGGAGGGCTGCCCATCTTTTGTCATTCTGGACTGGCAGAAAACCGACAATGAGACCAGAG AGTATGAAGTCGTATCCACCACGAAGGGACCTAATGGGGAGGAGGTGTCCATACTGACCAccaaccagacacacacagctgtggagAATCTCAAACCGGAGAGCAG TTATGAATTCAAAGTAATGCCCAAGAATGAGCTGGGAGCTGGACCCACCAGTGATCCTGTGTCTTTTAACACAGAATCAG